The Ancylobacter sp. WKF20 genome contains a region encoding:
- a CDS encoding LLM class flavin-dependent oxidoreductase, which produces MKFSLFVHMERLDPAIPHRQLFDELEELALIAEAAGFETVWIGEHHAMEFTIAPNPFIQLAHLAAKTSTIRLGTGNVIAPFWHPVRLAGEAAMMDVACEGRLDLGVARGAYMFEYERLLPGLDAMGAGLRMRELVPAVQKLWEGDYAHEGQFWSFPTSTASPKPVQAGGPPVWIAARDPNSHDFAVANGCNVQVTPLASGDGEVASLMERFSTAVGNHPEVPRPKIMLLQHAFVADSEAEAEQLADDLSAWYGLFGAWFANKRPIHQAIMAPLTPEERAAYPQYAPDVVRKNLVIGQADEVISRLKGYEALGFDQFSIWIDAGISHARKKKSLDLFIREVMPAFAPAASVAA; this is translated from the coding sequence ATGAAGTTCTCCCTCTTCGTCCATATGGAGCGCCTCGATCCCGCCATCCCGCACCGCCAGCTCTTCGACGAGCTGGAGGAGCTGGCGCTGATCGCCGAGGCCGCCGGCTTCGAGACGGTGTGGATCGGCGAGCACCACGCGATGGAATTCACCATCGCGCCGAACCCGTTCATCCAGCTCGCCCATCTCGCGGCCAAGACCTCCACCATCCGCCTCGGCACCGGCAATGTGATCGCGCCGTTCTGGCACCCGGTGCGGCTCGCCGGCGAGGCGGCGATGATGGATGTCGCCTGCGAGGGCCGGCTCGATCTCGGCGTGGCGCGCGGCGCCTATATGTTCGAATATGAGCGCCTGCTGCCCGGCCTCGACGCCATGGGCGCGGGCCTGCGCATGCGCGAACTGGTGCCGGCGGTGCAGAAGCTCTGGGAAGGCGACTACGCCCATGAGGGCCAGTTCTGGAGCTTCCCCACCTCCACCGCCTCGCCGAAGCCCGTGCAGGCCGGCGGCCCGCCGGTGTGGATCGCTGCGCGCGACCCGAACAGCCATGATTTCGCGGTGGCCAATGGCTGCAATGTGCAGGTGACGCCGCTCGCCTCCGGCGATGGCGAGGTGGCGAGCCTGATGGAGCGCTTCTCCACGGCGGTCGGCAACCACCCCGAAGTGCCGCGCCCGAAGATCATGCTGCTGCAGCATGCTTTTGTGGCCGACAGCGAGGCGGAAGCCGAGCAACTCGCCGACGATCTCTCTGCCTGGTACGGCCTGTTCGGCGCCTGGTTCGCCAATAAGCGCCCGATCCATCAGGCGATCATGGCCCCGCTCACCCCGGAGGAGCGCGCCGCCTACCCGCAATACGCCCCCGATGTGGTGCGCAAGAACCTCGTCATCGGCCAGGCCGACGAGGTGATCAGCCGGCTGAAAGGCTATGAGGCGCTGGGATTCGACCAGTTCTCCATCTGGATCGACGCCGGCATCAGCCATGCGCGCAAGAAGAAGTCGCTGGACCTGTTCATCCGCGAGGTGATGCCCGCCTTCGCGCCAGCCGCCTCCGTGGCGGCGTGA
- a CDS encoding aldehyde dehydrogenase yields MTALRDDFRLYIDGAFVPGGASFESLDPATGQPWAVMPAATAEDVNRAVAAAHRAFDAPAWANLTATQRGKLLFKLGDLVAAHAQELAELETRDTGKIIRETRAQIGYVAEYYRYFGGLADKVEGAHLPVDKPDMEAWLRREPIGVVAAVVPWNSQLFLSAVKLGPALAAGCTVVLKASEEGPAPLLAFARLVHEAGFPPGVVNILTGFGEECGRTLTAHKLVSRVAFTGGPSTARHVVRNTAENLAYTTLELGGKSPVLVFADADLDSAANAIVAGIFAASGQSCVAGSRLFVEQSVRDKLIAILTEKARRIRIGDPQDPATEMGPLATARQLAHIEEVVAASLEAGATLVTGGTRADGFLAGNYYAPTILACAGNEVPCAAQELFGPVLSVIGFTDEADAIAKANDSPFGLASGVFTRDLTRAHRLIRKLRAGIVWVNTYRAVSPIVPFGGYGQSGLGREGGAESIRDYTRTKSVWLRTSDAPIDDPFVMR; encoded by the coding sequence ATGACCGCCCTGCGCGACGACTTCCGGCTCTATATCGACGGCGCCTTCGTGCCGGGCGGGGCGAGTTTCGAGAGCCTTGACCCGGCGACCGGCCAGCCCTGGGCGGTGATGCCAGCGGCCACGGCTGAGGACGTGAACCGCGCCGTCGCGGCCGCCCACCGCGCGTTCGACGCGCCGGCATGGGCGAACCTCACCGCCACCCAGCGCGGCAAGCTGCTATTCAAGCTCGGCGATCTCGTCGCCGCCCATGCGCAGGAGCTGGCGGAGCTTGAGACCCGCGACACCGGCAAGATCATCCGCGAGACGCGGGCGCAGATCGGCTATGTCGCGGAGTATTACCGCTATTTCGGCGGACTCGCCGACAAGGTGGAAGGCGCGCATCTGCCCGTCGACAAGCCGGACATGGAAGCCTGGCTGCGCCGCGAGCCGATCGGCGTCGTCGCCGCCGTGGTGCCGTGGAACTCGCAGCTTTTCCTGTCCGCGGTGAAGCTCGGCCCGGCGCTGGCGGCGGGCTGCACGGTCGTGCTGAAAGCGTCCGAGGAAGGTCCCGCGCCACTGCTCGCCTTCGCCCGGCTGGTGCATGAGGCGGGCTTCCCGCCCGGCGTCGTCAACATCCTCACCGGCTTCGGCGAGGAATGCGGGCGAACGCTCACCGCCCATAAGCTCGTCTCCCGCGTCGCCTTCACCGGCGGGCCCTCCACCGCGCGCCATGTGGTGCGCAACACGGCGGAGAACCTCGCCTATACGACGCTGGAGCTCGGCGGCAAGTCGCCGGTGCTGGTCTTCGCCGATGCCGATCTGGACAGCGCGGCCAATGCCATCGTCGCCGGCATCTTCGCCGCCTCCGGCCAGAGCTGCGTCGCCGGCTCGCGCCTCTTCGTCGAGCAGAGCGTGCGCGACAAGCTCATCGCCATCCTCACCGAGAAAGCCCGCCGCATCCGCATCGGCGATCCGCAGGATCCGGCAACCGAGATGGGCCCGCTCGCCACCGCCCGCCAGCTCGCCCATATCGAGGAGGTCGTCGCCGCGAGCCTTGAAGCCGGCGCCACGCTCGTCACCGGTGGCACCCGTGCGGACGGGTTCTTAGCCGGCAATTATTACGCGCCGACCATCCTCGCCTGCGCCGGCAATGAAGTGCCCTGCGCGGCGCAGGAGCTGTTCGGCCCGGTGCTCAGCGTCATCGGCTTCACCGATGAGGCGGACGCCATCGCCAAAGCCAATGACAGCCCGTTCGGCCTCGCCTCCGGTGTCTTCACCCGCGATCTCACCCGCGCCCACCGGCTGATCCGCAAGCTGCGGGCCGGCATCGTCTGGGTGAACACCTACCGCGCCGTCTCCCCCATCGTGCCCTTTGGCGGCTATGGCCAGTCGGGCCTCGGGCGCGAGGGCGGGGCGGAATCGATCCGCGACTACACCCGCACCAAGTCGGTCTGGCTGCGCACCTCCGACGCGCCGATCGACGATCCCTTCGTCATGCGTTGA